Below is a genomic region from bacterium.
AATGATGATAGGGTAAATATCTTAGCAAAAGATGTAGTCCTTTCCGCTGTAAACGGTATAGGTACTGCCGATGCAATAGAAACTCAGGCAGAAACCCTCTCTGCTGAAAATACTACAAGTGGAGATATCTGGGTAAGGAACAATACCTTAGTTGCAGGCGATCTTGAAGTGCTTGGAGTAACTAACTCAGCACCAGGTGGTATGGTAAGATTGGAAAATGGGTATATCAGATTTGATAACTGCACCCTTAACGATATTGACTATGCTACAGGTGGAGATATGCTTCTTGCTGGAACAGTTGAAGCAGACGGAAAAGTAATGATTCAAACAATCGGCTCTATCCTTGATAGAAACGATGTAACTCCGTATGATGTGATAGCAACCGATACGAGTGGAATGTTTGCCTTCAACGGAACTATTGGAGAATTTGACGGCAATCCTGACGGTTCTGGGTATAATCCAGTAGAGGTCAACATTAATCCTGGCGACCTTTATGTCTACGCTTCAGATGAGTCCTTCTTTGTATCTGTTGGGATAGACGGGATAGTTCAGCCGAGAGATGTTCTTCTTGCATGTCCGAATTTACCTGTATCTCCTGGTCTAATCTTCTTCAACGGAAGAGAGAATGGTGGAATGAGGTCTCCTCAATGGTTTAGAGCAGTATCTCCAAGCATTATTATGATAGGTAGTGAAGATACTTTCTGGCTCGAAGTCTTGCTTAACCTCTTGGATTACAGATGGACTGAGCTCGGACCAGCTTTCTGGGAGTTTGACGAAGAGTTGGACGATGCGCTGGACTATATAATAAGCAAAAGATAAGGTTGTAATTAAAGATATTGGAAAGGGCAGTCGTAGGAATGGCTGCCCTTTTCTTTTATGGTTGATTTTTTCTCTATAAAATTGTAAAATATAGAAGATAAAATAAAAAAGATAAGAGGAGCATCTTTTTGCTTTCTCCCCCTAGGGGAGAGGAGGGTTGATTGAGATTTCCGCAGTTACATAAGGCGTTCCTTCGCAATAACAGAGAAGGCGCAAGAATGGGAAAGTAGAATAAACAAGGAGAAGAATGACTGTACTGGATTTGAAAGAAGGAAATGTTTTTGAATACGAAGGTAATATTTATGTAGTTGTGTATGCTGTTCACACTCACCAACAGCAGAGACGAGGTTTAGTTAGGCTAAAAGCAAAAGATATTAGAACAGGAAAAACTCTTGAGGATTCTTTCAGGTCAGATGTTAAGGTTAGCCCTGTATATGTCGATGAAGCCCCTCTCGTTTTTCTTTATGAAGATTCACAAGGATACCATTTTATGGATAACAACACCTATGAACAGGTTGTTATTCAATCAGAGGTTATTGGAGATGCAAGTAAATATATTACAGAAAACCTTGAAGTTACTGGACTTTTTCATAATGGAGAAGTTCTTGATATAAAGATGCCAATTAGTGTTGACTTAAAAGTTATAGAAGCAGAACCTGGACATAGGGGAGACACTGTTCAGGGAGGTAAAAAAAAGGTTAAACTTCAGACAGGTCTTGAAATACAGACACCTCTTTTTGTTGAAGTGGACGATGTTGTCAAGGTAGATACCCGCACTGGTGAATATATCACTCGCGTTTAATCTTAGGAGATAAAATGAAGCCTGAAGAATTAAAAATATATGCCGATTTTATGAAGAAGTATGACTTGGAGTACCTGGAGATAAAAAAAGGCGATTTTTCTTTAACTATGGGTAAAAAAGGTGCTATTCAGAAAGAATCTCAGACGGTTAAACATAATCAAGTGATACCTGAACTTAAACATGAAGAAATTCTTGAAGAATATAAACGTCCTTCTCAACAATTAGAGAATGCTGTCTATATTAAATCTCCGCTTGTTGGCACTTTTTATAAAGCGCCTTCACCTCAAAGTCCGCCGTTTGTCGAGTTAGGAGCGAGTATTAAGCAGGGCGATACTCTTTGTATTGTTGAAGCAATGAAGGTAATGAATGAAATAAAATCTGAACATAACGGCACAGTCAAAGAAATATTAGTTGAAAATGGAAAGCCCGTAGAGTATGGGCAGGTTCTTTTTATCATTCAATTATAAAAATCTTATGAGAGCTTGAGAAAAAAAGATGTTTAAAAAAGTATTCATTGCTAACAGGGGTGAGATTGCTTTAAGGGTGCTTAGAAGTTGCCGAGAACTCGGGTTAAAGACAGTTATAGGTTTTTCTGAAGCCGATAAAAATTCTCTTCCAGTGACTCTTGCTGATGAAAAAATTTGTATAGGACCTGCCTCACCACAAGATAGTTATCTAAATATTCCTTCCATTGTTAGTGCTATAGAAATGTCAAAAGCTGAAGCTGTCCACCCTGGATATGGTTTTCTTGCAGAAAATGTACCCTTTGTAGAGATATGTAATGCTTCGAGGATTGCTTTTATTGGTCCTTCTGTTAAAAACATACAGTTAATGGGAGATAAATCTCTTGCAAGAAAGACAGCCAAATCTTTTAATGTTCCAGTTATACCTGGTTGCGAAGAGAACGATTATAAGAAAGCTCTATATTACGCAAGAAAGATTGGGTTTCCAGTTATTGTTAAAGCAAGTTCTGGTGGTGGTGGTAGGGGTATGAGGCGTGTTAACAATATTGAGGAGTTTCAAAAGTCGTGGCATACCTGTCAGGAAGAAGCAAAATTGTCTTTTGGAGATGATTCCTTATATTTAGAAAAATTTCTTGAGAGACCAAGACATATAGAGGTTCAGTTGATAGGTGATAAAAAAGGTGATATTCTTGTTTTTCCAGAGAGGGATTGCTCTATACAACGTAGGCACCAGAAACTTATTGAGGAGAGCCCTTCACCTTTTGTTGATAACAAGTTGCGTAAAAAATTATATAAATATGCGTATCTTCTTGCAAAGAAAATTGGATATAAAAGTGCTGGGACTATTGAGTTTCTTGTAGATTCTCATAGCAACCCTTATTTTATGGAGATGAATACAAGGATTCAGGTTGAACATCCTATAACAGAATTGGTATCTGGATATGATTTGGTAAAGAACCAGATTCTTGTTGCAAGAGGGGATAAGCTTGGAATAAGACAAAAAGATATAAAATTAAATGGACATTCTATTGAATGTCGTATAAACGCTGAGGATGCTTTGAACAATTTTATGCCTTCTCCCGGCAGGATAGAAAAACTTATTATACCCGGTGGACCAGGAATAAGGGTGGATACCCATATTTTTCAGGGATATACCATACCACCATATTACGATAGTTTGGTAATGAAACTTATTTCTTATGGTAGAGATAGACAGGAAGCAATCGACCGTATGAGGAGAGCTTTTGATGAGGTTGTTATTGAAGGTATAAAAACAACAATACCTCTTTATAGGAAAATTTTTGCTCACCCTATATTTTTGAGTGGAAGGTATAGTGTAAAGTGGCTTGAAAACTTCCTTGAATCAGAAAGTAGTAAAACTTAGTAATATTGGCTCAGGATTGCGGAGGAAAAAATGGATGAAGAAAAATACGGAAATGTTAAGATAGATAACGATGTTCTTGCGTCTATTGCAGGGATAGTAGCTAAAAATGTTCCAGGTGTAAACAAGATAGCTACAAGTTTTGTTGCGGGGCTTGCGCAATTGGTTGGGAAAAAACAGGACGCAGGAATTAAGGTGGTAGTTGGAGAAGACGAGGTAGAGTTTGAACTTTGTATTATAGTGGAATATGGGGTTAATATTCCCGAGGTGACATACTTGGTTCAGAAATCAATAAAGGAAGAAGTAGAAAAAATGTCTGGTTTAAAAGTAGCAAGTGTCGATGTTGTGGTGCAAGGTGTGCAGCCACCAAAGAAGAGTGAGAATAAGACGGAAGAAGATGAAGAGCAAGAAGGAGAAGAGAATGATTGATCTACATACCCACACGATTTTAAGTGACGGTGTTCTTATCCCCTCTGAACTTGCAAGGCGAGCAGAAGGGAACGGATA
It encodes:
- the efp gene encoding elongation factor P; this translates as MTVLDLKEGNVFEYEGNIYVVVYAVHTHQQQRRGLVRLKAKDIRTGKTLEDSFRSDVKVSPVYVDEAPLVFLYEDSQGYHFMDNNTYEQVVIQSEVIGDASKYITENLEVTGLFHNGEVLDIKMPISVDLKVIEAEPGHRGDTVQGGKKKVKLQTGLEIQTPLFVEVDDVVKVDTRTGEYITRV
- the accB gene encoding acetyl-CoA carboxylase biotin carboxyl carrier protein, which translates into the protein MKPEELKIYADFMKKYDLEYLEIKKGDFSLTMGKKGAIQKESQTVKHNQVIPELKHEEILEEYKRPSQQLENAVYIKSPLVGTFYKAPSPQSPPFVELGASIKQGDTLCIVEAMKVMNEIKSEHNGTVKEILVENGKPVEYGQVLFIIQL
- the accC gene encoding acetyl-CoA carboxylase biotin carboxylase subunit, whose translation is MFKKVFIANRGEIALRVLRSCRELGLKTVIGFSEADKNSLPVTLADEKICIGPASPQDSYLNIPSIVSAIEMSKAEAVHPGYGFLAENVPFVEICNASRIAFIGPSVKNIQLMGDKSLARKTAKSFNVPVIPGCEENDYKKALYYARKIGFPVIVKASSGGGGRGMRRVNNIEEFQKSWHTCQEEAKLSFGDDSLYLEKFLERPRHIEVQLIGDKKGDILVFPERDCSIQRRHQKLIEESPSPFVDNKLRKKLYKYAYLLAKKIGYKSAGTIEFLVDSHSNPYFMEMNTRIQVEHPITELVSGYDLVKNQILVARGDKLGIRQKDIKLNGHSIECRINAEDALNNFMPSPGRIEKLIIPGGPGIRVDTHIFQGYTIPPYYDSLVMKLISYGRDRQEAIDRMRRAFDEVVIEGIKTTIPLYRKIFAHPIFLSGRYSVKWLENFLESESSKT
- a CDS encoding Asp23/Gls24 family envelope stress response protein, coding for MDEEKYGNVKIDNDVLASIAGIVAKNVPGVNKIATSFVAGLAQLVGKKQDAGIKVVVGEDEVEFELCIIVEYGVNIPEVTYLVQKSIKEEVEKMSGLKVASVDVVVQGVQPPKKSENKTEEDEEQEGEEND